The following are encoded in a window of Phaseolus vulgaris cultivar G19833 chromosome 3, P. vulgaris v2.0, whole genome shotgun sequence genomic DNA:
- the LOC137807396 gene encoding tetraspanin-8-like, translating to MVRFSNNVIGLLNFLTFLLSIPILVGGVWLSKQGTTECERWLEKPVIALGVFLMIVSLAGLIGACCRVSWLLWLYLLVMFLLIVLLFAFTIFAFVVTNKGAGETVSGRGYKEYRLGDYSNWLQKRVNNANTWNRIKSCLQSGKVCTEFQTKFLNDTVNEFYSENLSAIQSGCCKPADECHFTYENSTSWTKPVNATLDNPDCSAWDNNPDTLCFNCQSCKAGLLQNLKSDWKKVAIVNIVVLVFLIIIYSIGCCAFRNNRQENWKRY from the exons ATGGTTCGCTTCAGCAACAACGTTATCGGACTCCTCAATTTCCTCACCTTCCTCCTCTCAATCCCGATCCTGGTGGGCGGAGTGTGGCTGAGCAAGCAGGGCACCACCGAGTGCGAGCGGTGGCTGGAGAAGCCGGTGATCGCGCTCGGCGTTTTTCTGATGATCGTCTCTCTAGCCGGCCTCATCGGCGCGTGCTGTCGCGTGTCGTGGCTCCTCTGGCTCTACCTGCTCGTGATGTTCTTGCTCATCGTTCTTCTCTTCGCCTTCACCATCTTCGCCTTCGTTGTCACAAACAAGGGCGCTGGTGAGACCGTGTCTGGCAGAGGCTATAAGGAGTATAGGCTCGGGGATTACTCCAATTGGTTGCAGAAGAGGGTGAACAACGCTAATACGTGGAATAGGATCAAGAGTTGCTTGCAGTCTGGGAAAGTCTGCACTGAATTCCAGACCAAGTTCCTGAACGACACCGTTAATGAGTTCTACAGCGAGAACCTCTCCGCGATTCAG TCTGGGTGCTGTAAGCCTGCAGATGAGTGCCATTTTACCTATGAGAATTCAACTAGCTGGACAAAGCCCGTAAATGCTACTCTGGACAATCCTGACTGTAGTGCTTGGGATAACAATCCGGACACTCTGTGCTTCAATTGCCAATCATGCAAGGCTGGTTTACTGCAAAACCTGAAGAGTGATTGGAAGAAGGTGGCTATTGTTAACATCGTAGTCCTGGTCTTCCTCATTATTATCTACTCCATAGGCTGTTGTGCTTTCAGGAATAACAGGCAGGAGAATTGGAAGAGATATTAG